A genomic segment from Methanolobus zinderi encodes:
- a CDS encoding DUF1638 domain-containing protein — protein MNEDENMPVMTILSCKILQDEIIHLLENDPQIDNVVVVKNNEEKEFAAKMDNVGLDYDLKVLNDIPPVSERDDSKYTVMIYLVELALHEFPKILREEIYKLLEKVTPYSDGILLFYGLCGNVLDKVEEDFRDQESTCPVRILRDDKRIVDDCVGATLGGCDEYLKTLKEFSDQGTFLFTPMYAHSWREIMRVDPENPEKTLKMLKKVNDITGYKRVAKVHTNLGYTAGFDEKVEEFASIFDFEILEIEGNQDVFTNCYSSMKKEMGLTDT, from the coding sequence TTGAATGAAGATGAGAACATGCCGGTAATGACAATATTATCATGCAAGATTTTACAGGATGAAATTATCCACCTGCTTGAGAACGATCCTCAGATAGATAACGTTGTTGTCGTAAAAAATAACGAGGAGAAGGAGTTTGCTGCTAAAATGGATAATGTTGGTCTGGATTATGATTTGAAAGTTTTGAACGATATTCCTCCAGTCAGCGAAAGAGATGATAGTAAATACACGGTCATGATCTATCTGGTTGAACTTGCACTTCATGAGTTCCCAAAAATACTCCGGGAAGAGATATACAAGCTTCTTGAAAAAGTCACTCCTTACTCAGATGGAATACTTCTCTTTTATGGCCTGTGCGGCAATGTACTGGATAAGGTTGAAGAAGACTTCAGGGACCAGGAATCCACATGTCCTGTAAGGATACTCAGGGACGATAAGCGAATAGTTGATGACTGTGTTGGTGCAACCCTCGGTGGCTGTGATGAATACCTTAAAACCCTTAAAGAATTCAGTGACCAGGGAACCTTTCTTTTTACACCCATGTATGCCCATTCATGGAGAGAGATCATGAGGGTAGACCCGGAAAATCCTGAAAAGACATTGAAGATGCTCAAAAAAGTGAACGATATTACCGGATATAAGAGAGTGGCTAAGGTGCATACCAATCTGGGATACACCGCCGGATTCGATGAGAAGGTAGAGGAATTTGCCAGTATATTCGACTTCGAGATACTTGAGATCGAAGGTAACCAGGATGTATTTACAAATTGCTACTCTTCCATGAAAAAAGAAATGGGACTGACAGATACTTAG
- a CDS encoding quaternary amine ABC transporter ATP-binding protein codes for MSKQEIFEKTNQTVGLYNVNFDVYDGETFVLMGLSGSGKSTLLRCLNRLISPTDGHILIDGDDIAAMNTEELRNVRRKKMTMVFQSFALLPHRTVIDNVAFGLEIQGVSKEERYASAEDAINKVGLKGHGESTTSSLSGGMQQRVGLARALATDPDVLLMDEAFSALDPLIRTEMQDELLALQDKMKKTIVFVSHDLDEALKLGDRIAIMKDGYIAQIGTPEEILTNPADDYVSEFVAGVDRAKILTADNVMKRPEPVVSINSELTVAVQLMKRHGISSIFVVNPDKVLQGIVLIDHAVSAMKQKKKIVDIMIGDFPKLQLDTPVKDIIPIVAESQYPLPVVDDANKLRGIIVRGSVLGALAMTDQEAEEKIEEVAQ; via the coding sequence ATGTCAAAACAAGAGATCTTCGAAAAAACAAATCAGACAGTAGGTCTGTACAATGTTAACTTCGATGTCTATGATGGAGAGACTTTCGTACTCATGGGACTTTCGGGTTCCGGGAAGTCTACCCTTCTCCGATGTCTCAATAGACTTATATCGCCCACAGACGGGCACATACTCATCGATGGCGATGACATCGCAGCCATGAATACCGAAGAACTGCGCAATGTCCGCAGGAAAAAGATGACCATGGTATTCCAGAGCTTTGCCCTGTTGCCACATCGGACGGTCATCGACAATGTAGCCTTCGGACTTGAGATACAGGGTGTGTCAAAAGAGGAACGTTATGCAAGTGCAGAGGATGCCATAAACAAAGTTGGACTTAAAGGACACGGGGAAAGTACCACATCTTCACTGAGTGGAGGTATGCAGCAGCGTGTGGGACTTGCAAGAGCACTTGCAACCGACCCTGACGTACTCTTAATGGATGAAGCTTTCAGTGCTCTTGACCCTCTCATCAGGACAGAGATGCAGGATGAGCTGCTGGCCCTTCAGGACAAGATGAAAAAGACCATTGTCTTCGTATCCCATGACCTGGATGAGGCTCTGAAGCTCGGGGACAGGATCGCTATCATGAAGGACGGGTACATAGCCCAGATAGGAACTCCTGAAGAGATTCTTACAAACCCGGCTGACGACTATGTCTCCGAATTCGTTGCCGGTGTTGACCGTGCAAAGATCCTGACAGCTGATAATGTAATGAAACGTCCTGAGCCGGTAGTGTCGATCAACTCCGAGCTGACAGTTGCCGTTCAGTTGATGAAAAGGCATGGGATTTCATCGATCTTTGTTGTGAATCCAGACAAGGTCCTGCAGGGAATAGTGCTTATAGATCATGCTGTATCTGCAATGAAACAAAAGAAAAAGATTGTTGATATAATGATCGGGGACTTCCCAAAGCTGCAGCTGGATACTCCTGTAAAGGACATAATTCCAATAGTTGCTGAAAGTCAGTATCCTCTTCCGGTTGTAGACGATGCCAATAAGCTCAGGGGGATAATTGTTCGTGGAAGTGTGCTTGGAGCACTGGCTATGACAGATCAAGAAGCAGAAGAGAAGATAGAGGAGGTTGCTCAGTAA
- a CDS encoding pyruvoyl-dependent arginine decarboxylase, whose amino-acid sequence MAPKRAFLTKGFGVHKHRLASFELALRDAQIEKFNLVSVSSILPPNCKIIPKDEGVKQLGAGEIVHCVLARNDTNEPHRLVAAAVGTAVPVNEENYGYISEHHSYGEDEETAGEYAEDLAATMLATTLGIEFDIDSAWQDRENVYKTSGHIIDTTHYCQTAHGDPDGKWTTVVAAMVFIE is encoded by the coding sequence ATGGCACCTAAAAGGGCGTTTTTAACCAAAGGCTTTGGCGTTCACAAACACAGACTGGCTTCATTCGAGCTTGCTTTACGTGATGCACAGATAGAAAAATTCAATCTTGTCAGTGTATCCAGTATACTTCCTCCAAACTGTAAGATAATCCCAAAGGATGAGGGAGTAAAACAATTAGGAGCAGGTGAGATCGTCCACTGCGTCCTTGCACGTAACGATACGAACGAACCACACAGACTGGTGGCTGCTGCAGTTGGAACTGCCGTTCCTGTAAATGAGGAGAACTATGGCTATATCTCCGAGCACCATTCATACGGGGAAGATGAAGAGACGGCGGGAGAATATGCTGAAGACCTTGCTGCAACAATGCTTGCAACCACCCTGGGAATCGAATTCGATATTGATTCTGCCTGGCAAGACAGAGAAAATGTTTACAAGACAAGCGGTCATATAATAGACACGACCCATTACTGTCAGACAGCTCACGGAGATCCTGATGGTAAGTGGACAACGGTCGTGGCAGCAATGGTGTTCATTGAATGA
- a CDS encoding cytochrome b5 domain-containing protein: MQEFTLEEVAQYNGRDGQRAYVVYSGKVYDVTDSDFWDDGEHMGLHEAGADLTESLDLEAPHEAESLDRYPLVGVIKK; encoded by the coding sequence ATGCAGGAATTCACACTGGAAGAAGTTGCACAGTATAATGGTAGAGACGGGCAAAGAGCCTATGTTGTCTACTCCGGTAAAGTCTATGATGTAACAGATAGCGATTTCTGGGATGACGGAGAGCACATGGGACTCCATGAAGCAGGAGCGGACCTTACCGAAAGCCTGGATCTTGAAGCTCCCCATGAAGCAGAGTCACTTGATAGATATCCACTCGTAGGTGTTATCAAAAAATAA
- the msrA gene encoding peptide-methionine (S)-S-oxide reductase MsrA, with product MTTKEELLSEGNEIATFAAGCFWGVESTFRKVKGVKYTQVGYTGGDYENPGYKDVCSGKTGHAEAVELIFDPEEVSYEKLLELFWAMHNPTTLNRQGPDIGSQYRSAIFYHNEEQKNAALASRTNQQKSGEYKSGIVTEIVPAGTFYRAEEYHQQYFEKTGRGACGI from the coding sequence ATGACAACAAAAGAAGAATTACTGAGTGAGGGAAACGAGATCGCAACCTTTGCAGCCGGCTGTTTCTGGGGAGTTGAATCTACATTCAGAAAGGTAAAAGGTGTGAAGTATACACAGGTAGGATACACAGGCGGAGACTACGAAAACCCGGGTTACAAAGATGTATGCAGTGGAAAGACCGGTCATGCGGAAGCAGTTGAGCTTATATTTGACCCGGAGGAAGTGTCCTATGAAAAGCTGCTTGAGCTCTTCTGGGCCATGCATAACCCTACAACACTTAACCGGCAGGGTCCCGACATAGGTTCCCAGTACAGATCGGCGATCTTCTATCACAATGAAGAACAGAAAAACGCCGCCCTGGCATCCAGGACCAACCAGCAGAAATCCGGTGAGTATAAATCAGGAATCGTCACCGAGATCGTTCCGGCAGGAACATTCTATCGTGCAGAGGAATACCATCAGCAGTATTTCGAAAAGACCGGAAGAGGAGCTTGTGGGATATAA
- a CDS encoding adenylyltransferase/cytidyltransferase family protein, whose protein sequence is MVRVLATGTFDLLHPGHIFYLTKAKELGDELYVIVARKSMVKHKPKPVIPDEQRVSMVGSLAVVDKAVLGSESDIFEPIREIKPDIIAIGYDQTFDIGELQSELHKRGLHARVVRVKDSRTCPLCSTGKIIKKIIERCDQESSENNKRIR, encoded by the coding sequence TTGGTAAGGGTACTCGCTACAGGAACATTCGATCTGCTTCATCCGGGCCATATATTCTATCTCACTAAAGCAAAAGAGCTCGGGGATGAGCTGTACGTAATAGTTGCCAGAAAATCAATGGTCAAGCATAAGCCAAAGCCTGTCATCCCTGACGAACAACGGGTAAGTATGGTAGGCTCACTTGCTGTGGTTGATAAAGCAGTACTGGGAAGCGAGTCGGATATATTCGAACCCATTAGAGAGATAAAACCTGATATCATAGCAATAGGATATGACCAGACATTCGATATCGGAGAACTCCAAAGTGAACTTCACAAGCGTGGATTGCATGCCAGGGTTGTGCGTGTGAAGGATTCCAGAACCTGTCCGCTATGCAGTACAGGAAAAATAATAAAAAAGATAATTGAGCGTTGCGACCAGGAATCTTCTGAAAATAATAAAAGAATCAGGTAA
- a CDS encoding ABC transporter permease → MVLPNLQIGESVESIVYWIDDYFGFLLDFFSNFVDILISGLRDALLFLPPLAFTVIAALLVYFLAKRKAALAIGTAVGFLVIDSMGLWGLAMETLALVLSSALIALAIGIPLGILAAKNEVIYHITKPVLDFMQTMPSFVYLIPAVIFFGLGNVPGLVATVVFAMPPTIRLTNLGIRQVPVELVEVSDAFGTTPMQKLMKVELPVAIPTIMAGVNQCIMLSLSMVVIAAMIGARGLGYQVLVGIQRVDIGQGFEAGLAIVIIAIVLDRLTQNLTPKK, encoded by the coding sequence ATGGTTTTACCGAATCTTCAGATTGGAGAAAGCGTTGAATCCATAGTTTACTGGATCGATGATTATTTCGGATTTCTACTTGACTTTTTCAGTAACTTCGTTGATATACTGATATCAGGACTCAGGGATGCACTGTTATTTCTGCCTCCACTGGCCTTTACAGTGATCGCAGCCTTGTTGGTCTATTTCCTGGCAAAGCGCAAAGCTGCACTGGCAATTGGAACTGCGGTGGGATTTCTGGTAATTGATTCCATGGGACTATGGGGTCTTGCAATGGAGACACTGGCCCTTGTGCTTTCATCAGCGTTGATAGCACTTGCCATCGGAATACCTTTAGGTATCCTGGCTGCCAAGAATGAGGTAATCTACCACATAACAAAACCGGTTCTCGATTTCATGCAGACCATGCCTTCATTTGTATACCTGATTCCTGCAGTAATATTCTTCGGACTGGGTAATGTACCCGGACTGGTTGCAACCGTTGTGTTTGCAATGCCTCCCACTATACGCCTGACAAACCTTGGTATAAGACAGGTTCCTGTGGAACTTGTAGAGGTTTCCGACGCGTTCGGAACCACTCCAATGCAGAAACTTATGAAGGTTGAGCTACCCGTAGCCATTCCCACAATAATGGCCGGTGTGAATCAGTGTATCATGTTGTCCCTTTCAATGGTAGTTATTGCCGCCATGATCGGTGCACGCGGACTTGGTTACCAGGTGCTCGTGGGTATCCAGAGGGTGGATATCGGACAGGGATTCGAGGCAGGTCTGGCTATTGTAATAATTGCCATAGTACTTGACAGGCTTACCCAGAACCTCACACCAAAAAAATAA
- a CDS encoding glycine betaine ABC transporter substrate-binding protein, with translation MTGLPRTSHQKNKGDTETDTVDENVDKEATIGYVLWDGEIASTNVMKLVLEEAGYDVEIIAVDAGALYQGLADSQFDFTTSAWLPQTQQNYWEQYGEDIDSVAVNLEDCRIGLVVPTYVTIDSIEELNDNQEQFNGEIIGIDPGAGIMSTTETAIEEYDLDYSLVSSSSAGMTASLTNSVEDEEWTVVTLWSPHWAFNKFDLKYLEDPQGVYGEADHVETLARQGLEEDDPELYGIISRFQWTHDDIQSVMEDLADGVPEEEAARTWVENNPEQVNYWITGEMPEDAATENTSTEEITE, from the coding sequence TTGACAGGCTTACCCAGAACCTCACACCAAAAAAATAAAGGAGATACGGAAACAGATACCGTAGATGAGAACGTAGATAAAGAAGCTACAATAGGATATGTTCTCTGGGATGGCGAGATTGCCAGTACCAATGTAATGAAACTTGTCCTTGAGGAAGCAGGATATGACGTTGAGATAATTGCCGTCGATGCGGGTGCACTCTATCAGGGACTTGCTGACAGCCAGTTCGACTTTACAACATCCGCATGGCTTCCCCAGACCCAGCAGAACTACTGGGAACAGTATGGAGAAGACATTGACAGCGTTGCAGTAAACCTTGAGGACTGCCGTATCGGACTTGTTGTTCCTACATATGTAACCATTGACTCTATTGAGGAGCTCAATGATAACCAGGAACAGTTCAATGGCGAGATCATTGGTATCGATCCTGGTGCAGGTATTATGTCCACAACAGAGACTGCTATTGAGGAATACGACCTTGACTATAGCCTCGTATCCAGCAGCAGTGCAGGTATGACTGCCTCACTTACAAACTCAGTCGAAGACGAGGAATGGACAGTTGTAACCCTATGGTCACCACACTGGGCATTCAACAAGTTCGATCTGAAATACCTTGAAGATCCACAGGGAGTATATGGTGAAGCAGACCATGTTGAAACCCTTGCAAGGCAGGGACTTGAAGAAGATGATCCCGAACTCTATGGCATCATAAGCAGATTCCAGTGGACACATGATGATATACAGTCCGTAATGGAAGACCTTGCTGACGGCGTGCCTGAAGAGGAAGCTGCCAGAACATGGGTAGAGAACAACCCTGAACAGGTAAACTACTGGATCACCGGGGAAATGCCCGAAGATGCAGCAACAGAAAATACATCAACAGAGGAAATTACTGAGTAA
- a CDS encoding GNAT family N-acetyltransferase yields the protein MAKNVNDITVSIRPTDEEDVPLIMEFIKAIADFEDLGDSVLASEEDIRKSLFGPKPFAEAAIAEVNKEPAGFVTYFHNFSSFVGKPGLYVEDIYVHSEYRKQGVGRLLMAYCARIAKERGCGRMDWSVLNWNPARKFYENLGAEAHEEWIVYRLGEKEFLELAKK from the coding sequence ATGGCAAAGAATGTCAATGATATAACAGTTAGTATCAGGCCGACAGATGAAGAAGATGTTCCGCTTATTATGGAATTTATAAAAGCTATTGCTGATTTTGAAGACCTGGGTGACAGTGTGCTTGCAAGCGAGGAGGATATAAGGAAATCACTCTTTGGTCCGAAGCCCTTTGCCGAGGCTGCAATCGCAGAAGTGAATAAGGAACCCGCCGGTTTTGTCACCTATTTCCATAATTTCTCTTCCTTTGTAGGAAAGCCGGGTCTTTATGTAGAGGACATCTATGTTCATTCCGAATACAGGAAACAGGGAGTTGGCAGGTTATTAATGGCTTATTGTGCCAGGATTGCAAAAGAGCGGGGATGTGGCAGGATGGACTGGAGCGTTCTTAACTGGAATCCTGCAAGGAAATTCTATGAAAACCTGGGTGCAGAGGCCCACGAAGAGTGGATAGTATACCGTCTTGGTGAAAAGGAATTCTTAGAGCTTGCAAAAAAATGA
- a CDS encoding queuosine precursor transporter: MAIPVVWIYWIFSLTVVTYVSAFIINRYREYGFAALVAFYTIYLTASQIVAARLIEFDLGFYTFFAPAAVFLYPFLSQAIDMINEVYGERKTHIAIIIAFITQVLFVIFIFMTNSLSPAPFFAYEDAWQGIFSQSIRIIIASWLSFLVFQNLDAYVFAWLKRKYPKQVFLRSASSDVISLTFDSLIFVVLAFYGVAPVVPLIIGQIVAKNLIGLLDTPWFIWYKRYLEDNPVTDRQ; encoded by the coding sequence ATGGCAATACCTGTTGTATGGATTTACTGGATCTTCAGTCTTACAGTTGTTACATATGTATCGGCTTTCATTATCAACAGATACAGGGAATATGGCTTTGCAGCACTTGTGGCTTTCTATACTATCTATCTGACCGCCTCCCAGATAGTGGCAGCCCGCCTGATCGAGTTCGACCTCGGCTTCTATACATTCTTTGCACCTGCTGCAGTATTTTTGTATCCTTTCCTCTCACAGGCAATTGATATGATAAACGAGGTCTACGGTGAAAGGAAAACTCACATCGCTATAATCATAGCTTTTATCACACAGGTGCTTTTTGTAATATTTATCTTTATGACAAACAGCCTCTCTCCAGCTCCTTTCTTTGCATACGAGGATGCATGGCAGGGAATATTTTCCCAGAGTATAAGAATAATCATAGCATCCTGGCTTTCATTCCTTGTATTCCAGAATCTGGATGCCTATGTGTTTGCCTGGCTGAAAAGAAAGTACCCCAAACAGGTATTCCTCAGGAGTGCTTCAAGTGATGTGATCAGTCTCACCTTCGACAGTCTGATATTTGTAGTGCTGGCATTCTATGGGGTAGCTCCCGTTGTCCCGCTTATCATTGGACAGATAGTGGCCAAGAACCTGATAGGTCTGCTTGACACACCCTGGTTCATATGGTACAAGAGATATCTTGAAGATAACCCGGTAACTGACAGGCAGTAA
- a CDS encoding CHASE4 domain-containing protein gives MKVYNKTMITLGVAFLIMLLMITATVNHLLLDGYEQIEEQEMEDNVIRIERAIQSDISYLDTTVYDWAAWDDTYRFIETNNSEYIESNLADETFSLLDINFMLFFDSSGNIVYSKFYDLEKEETITPPKNLVELFQPGSYLLEHSDTRSNISGLLMSSTSPMIVASRPVTGTNKQGPIKGTLVMGRYLDESMIMSLEENTLLPVELLYYRNTDLPDRLEYDIVEVSNNNYSVSVSENSETVSGYGLMYDVFGNPALILRTQMDRDIYFSGLRIMDSIFYLVIGIFLIVALLISWILKKNLFSRLNLLGESVNAVGSQGDLSSRLEIGGDDELSTLADNINGMLSSLEDTSLLLNSTIETTVDGIIIVDNEQHVLLINSSYKQICDLPVELQFERDASKVLAHFLELVDNKEDLLGKINDRRGSDLKGKTLVKFKDGRSFETYSLPIVMEGDVAGRMHILHEITEVIQREEELKQQIMIREKIEKELLISEEKFSKIATFAYDAMIMIDSKGKTIFWNQAATRIFGYKGSEVAGRDIHSLLSPERYLNNFRKNFDKFVSTGEGNAVGHTLELEARRKDGTEFPIELSLSSIKLSDGSWNAVAIIRDITERKQLDSMEKEILERLTTIINNVDSGIMMIDAVTKEIVDVNPVAARLIGLPKEEIVGNLCHNFVCPADKGKCPIVDLNQKVDKSERILLTRDGEQLPIVKSVVSVKMHEKEYLIESFYDLSVRMKVEETLVKAKIAAEESNQSKSEFLANMSHELRTPLNAIIGFSDMLQLNEDRFTDKEKRYIGNISSSGRHLLDIINDILDLSKVEAGMTSLNIEEFNVSDVVDEVLKSLIPIGNKKNLGINVEADEGIIINADRLKFKQILYNIIGNAVKFTPEDGNIDISAHVSGTSLHIIIKDDGIGIPSEDQKYLFEPFKQVDSALNRSYEGTGLGLAIVKRYIEMHGGKIRVESEPGRGSSFILELPLNY, from the coding sequence ATGAAGGTTTATAATAAAACAATGATCACCCTTGGTGTGGCTTTTCTGATTATGCTCTTAATGATCACTGCTACTGTCAACCATTTGTTGCTTGATGGCTATGAGCAAATAGAAGAGCAGGAAATGGAAGACAATGTCATAAGAATAGAGAGGGCTATACAGTCGGATATCTCCTATCTTGACACCACTGTCTATGATTGGGCTGCATGGGATGATACATACCGTTTTATTGAAACTAATAATTCGGAATATATTGAATCAAATCTTGCGGATGAAACCTTTTCTCTGCTTGACATAAATTTCATGTTATTTTTCGACTCTTCCGGGAACATTGTCTATAGTAAGTTCTATGATCTTGAGAAAGAGGAAACTATCACTCCTCCTAAAAACCTTGTGGAACTTTTCCAGCCAGGAAGCTATCTTCTTGAGCATTCCGATACACGTTCAAACATATCAGGTCTGCTAATGTCCTCAACATCACCAATGATCGTTGCTTCCCGGCCGGTGACAGGAACCAATAAACAGGGACCTATCAAAGGGACCCTGGTCATGGGAAGGTATCTTGATGAGTCCATGATAATGTCCTTAGAGGAAAATACCCTGCTTCCCGTGGAGTTGCTATATTACCGAAATACTGACCTGCCGGACAGACTCGAATACGATATAGTTGAAGTATCCAACAATAATTATTCCGTAAGCGTTTCTGAAAATAGCGAAACCGTGTCCGGCTATGGTTTAATGTACGATGTTTTCGGGAACCCTGCTCTGATCCTGCGGACTCAGATGGACAGGGATATCTATTTTAGCGGGCTTCGTATTATGGATTCGATTTTCTATCTGGTTATAGGTATTTTCCTTATAGTAGCTCTTTTAATTTCATGGATATTAAAGAAAAACCTGTTTTCACGTCTGAACCTTCTGGGTGAGAGCGTAAATGCAGTTGGGTCTCAGGGTGACTTAAGTTCTCGTCTGGAAATAGGCGGTGATGATGAACTTAGCACACTTGCCGACAATATAAACGGGATGCTCTCTTCACTGGAAGATACTTCATTGCTATTGAACTCGACCATCGAAACAACAGTAGATGGAATAATAATAGTTGATAATGAGCAACATGTGCTTTTGATCAATTCTTCTTATAAACAGATATGTGATCTGCCTGTTGAATTACAATTCGAAAGAGATGCCTCTAAAGTGCTGGCTCATTTTCTTGAATTAGTAGATAATAAAGAAGACCTTCTTGGCAAAATCAATGATAGGAGAGGATCAGATCTTAAAGGCAAAACTCTTGTAAAATTCAAAGATGGAAGATCATTTGAAACTTACTCTCTCCCGATCGTGATGGAAGGGGATGTTGCGGGAAGAATGCATATCCTCCATGAGATCACTGAAGTTATCCAGCGGGAGGAAGAACTCAAACAGCAGATTATGATTCGTGAGAAGATCGAGAAAGAACTCCTTATAAGTGAGGAGAAGTTCTCAAAGATAGCCACATTCGCATACGATGCAATGATCATGATCGACAGCAAAGGCAAGACCATCTTCTGGAATCAGGCAGCTACACGTATTTTCGGGTACAAGGGAAGTGAGGTAGCGGGCAGGGATATCCACTCACTGTTGTCACCTGAAAGATATCTTAATAACTTCAGGAAGAACTTCGATAAATTTGTAAGTACGGGTGAAGGTAATGCAGTCGGCCACACCCTTGAGCTGGAAGCCAGAAGAAAGGATGGTACCGAGTTTCCAATCGAGCTTTCACTTTCCTCTATAAAGCTCTCCGACGGAAGCTGGAATGCTGTGGCCATAATACGTGATATCACTGAACGCAAACAACTGGATTCGATGGAGAAGGAGATTCTTGAAAGGCTGACCACCATTATCAATAACGTAGATAGTGGTATCATGATGATCGATGCGGTCACAAAAGAGATTGTTGATGTGAATCCGGTTGCTGCAAGACTCATCGGTTTGCCTAAAGAGGAAATAGTTGGAAATCTCTGTCACAATTTCGTATGCCCTGCAGACAAAGGTAAGTGCCCGATCGTAGACCTCAATCAGAAAGTTGACAAATCAGAACGTATCCTCCTCACAAGGGATGGTGAACAGTTACCTATAGTCAAGTCTGTTGTTTCAGTAAAAATGCATGAGAAGGAGTACCTGATCGAAAGTTTCTATGACCTTTCCGTAAGAATGAAAGTTGAAGAGACTCTAGTAAAGGCTAAGATCGCTGCCGAGGAATCCAACCAGTCAAAGAGTGAATTCCTTGCCAATATGAGTCATGAACTCCGTACCCCTCTAAACGCGATAATCGGCTTTTCGGACATGTTGCAGTTAAATGAGGATAGGTTTACTGACAAAGAGAAGCGCTACATAGGAAATATATCCAGCAGTGGCAGACATTTACTGGATATCATTAATGACATTCTTGATCTTTCCAAGGTAGAAGCAGGAATGACCAGCCTGAACATTGAAGAGTTTAATGTGTCCGATGTTGTGGATGAAGTGTTAAAGTCACTCATACCTATTGGCAATAAGAAAAACCTTGGGATCAATGTGGAAGCAGATGAAGGTATTATTATAAACGCTGACAGGCTGAAATTCAAACAGATACTCTATAACATCATAGGTAATGCTGTCAAGTTCACTCCGGAAGATGGTAATATTGACATATCTGCTCATGTGTCCGGTACCAGCTTGCATATTATTATAAAAGACGATGGAATCGGTATTCCCTCTGAGGATCAGAAATATCTGTTCGAACCATTCAAACAGGTGGATTCCGCCCTGAACAGATCATATGAGGGAACCGGGCTGGGTCTTGCTATAGTTAAAAGGTATATAGAGATGCATGGTGGCAAAATAAGGGTTGAGAGCGAACCCGGAAGAGGTTCTTCGTTTATTCTTGAGCTTCCGCTGAATTATTAG